One part of the Solanum dulcamara chromosome 8, daSolDulc1.2, whole genome shotgun sequence genome encodes these proteins:
- the LOC129901280 gene encoding phytolongin Phyl1.1-like: MGSVRKAVYYCSVSKGGQLIYAYNDGDHEIENLAALCLERVPPFHKWYFQTMAKKTFGFLMEGEGYVYFAIVDEGLGNAKVLRFLEQLKDEFRKVAKKGSCWTMSNLNSLCLQGELVPVISPCNNATGQIDGNASTNALLLGKQSRQDKKKMKDHVIAMKDAELEEDRKSTELVDMNYQGTAVTPIMSQKELCLVRNITSSQNFQKKWCHHVRIVLAIDAVVCLVLFVIWLVICEGTKCLH, from the coding sequence ATGGGTTCAGTCCGAAAAGCAGTTTATTATTGTTCAGTATCTAAAGGAGGTCAACttatatatgcatataatgatGGAGATCATGAGATTGAGAATTTGGCTGCATTGTGTTTGGAAAGGGTTCCTCCTTTTCATAAATGGTATTTTCAAACTATGGCTAAGAAAACTTTTGGGTTTTTGATGGAAGGTGAAGGGTATGTTTACTTTGCTATTGTAGATGAGGGTCTTGGTAATGCTAAAGTTCTAAGGTTTCTAGAACAGTTAAAGGATGAATTTAGGAAAGTGGCGAAAAAGGGTTCTTGCTGGACTATGTCGAATCTAAACTCGCTTTGTTTACAAGGAGAATTAGTTCCTGTTATTTCACCATGTAACAATGCCACTGGGCAAATTGATGGTAATGCTTCAACAAATGCCCTGTTATTGGGAAAGCAAAGTAGACAAGataagaagaaaatgaaggaTCATGTAATTGCTATGAAAGATGCTGAGTTGGAGGAGGATCGAAAATCTACAGAACTAGTAGATATGAACTATCAAGGTACAGCAGTTACTCCAATTATGTCACAGAAAGAGTTGTGCTTGGTAAGGAACATAACAAGCTCTCAAAACTTCCAAAAGAAGTGGTGTCACCATGTACGCATTGTCCTTGCCATTGATGCCGTGGTATGTCTTGTGTTGTTTGTGATCTGGTTAGTTATTTGTGAAGGTACAAAATGCCTTCACTAA